One window of the Desulfurispira natronophila genome contains the following:
- a CDS encoding response regulator → MDTGQLLKKKTVLVVEDDHITLHYLSRLIGFRTSKVYQAINGQDGLDKCAQHQPDIVVTDLEMPVMSGMRMLDIMKDQTPERPVIVVTAFNDENHLVPRADAMLVKPINKNDLIRILQDAALQTEKS, encoded by the coding sequence ATGGATACTGGTCAACTACTAAAAAAGAAAACTGTGCTGGTGGTTGAAGACGACCATATAACGCTTCATTACCTTTCCCGCCTGATTGGTTTTCGCACCAGCAAGGTCTATCAGGCAATTAATGGTCAAGATGGTTTGGACAAGTGTGCCCAGCACCAGCCAGATATAGTGGTCACTGATCTGGAGATGCCGGTCATGAGCGGCATGCGCATGCTGGATATAATGAAGGATCAGACACCAGAGCGACCGGTCATAGTCGTCACTGCTTTTAATGACGAAAACCACTTGGTGCCCCGTGCCGACGCGATGCTGGTAAAGCCGATTAACAAGAACGATCTTATCCGCATTTTGCAGGATGCGGCGTTGCAGACAGAGAAGAGCTGA
- a CDS encoding methyl-accepting chemotaxis protein: MKSISMKVKFMILVLAVGVLFLAGALLLINSEQNRFTQQRIAEIAQQLQQASMDAQTEKEQETLSIAMTLASNQSIHRGIILGDRERDRVLHELSELSQSFADHTETNNLRVQIHDSDGHTYLRTFAPDFYGDDLASFRPTAQRIMQERVPFTALEPGARAITLRALAPIFRAGNYIGAIEISTGFGSISRDFQSRGDRYIVLLNEQGLRASPGLADNRKVGPFTAINDNWFNNETFAFADQVDYQHLQQHGYDMTEKFFVTFAPLVDFEDNEIGLHVVGMPMERFNQAFESSNRIIGFMLFTMVASIVAIVVTVYFLLRYVVTPPIQLTVQSASTIADGDFRQELPVNTNDEFGQLAQAFNRMGEELSRALHQINHAVNNLSAKSVTMSDTAQQLTSGAESQSNATSELAAATHQMSSTVDQIAQNIHSSSEHAQSTLEASSAGNVAVQHTIEKIQHIATNVHESAESVGSLGDAVGEISEFTGVIDDIADQTNLLALNAAIEAARAGDSGRGFAVVADEVRKLAERTQESTAEINSKIAELETQARQAVKSIAQSVELVDEGRDTANIAGERLQDITRLADDLADMTSQIAAAAQEQAATTSQIAGNVESVQGIANGNAQLAQDITIAADELSRIADTLGSQTAQFQLKARAEQGLLYTGND, from the coding sequence ATGAAGTCCATTTCCATGAAAGTCAAGTTTATGATTCTGGTTCTCGCAGTCGGTGTTCTCTTTTTGGCAGGAGCCCTGCTGCTGATTAACTCAGAGCAAAATCGCTTTACTCAGCAGCGTATCGCCGAAATCGCCCAGCAGTTGCAGCAGGCAAGTATGGATGCCCAGACAGAAAAAGAACAGGAAACCTTGAGTATTGCTATGACCTTGGCCTCCAACCAGAGTATTCACAGGGGAATCATACTTGGGGATCGGGAGCGGGATCGCGTGCTGCATGAGCTGAGCGAACTGTCGCAAAGCTTTGCCGACCATACAGAAACCAACAACCTGCGCGTGCAAATCCATGACAGCGATGGTCACACCTATCTGCGCACCTTTGCCCCCGACTTTTACGGTGATGACTTAGCGTCGTTTCGCCCCACGGCACAGCGCATCATGCAGGAACGGGTTCCCTTTACCGCCCTTGAGCCGGGAGCCCGCGCTATAACCTTGCGGGCTTTGGCTCCAATATTCCGTGCCGGCAACTACATTGGAGCTATAGAAATATCGACCGGCTTTGGTAGTATCAGCCGTGACTTCCAGTCCCGTGGTGACCGCTATATTGTACTGCTGAACGAGCAGGGTCTGCGGGCAAGCCCAGGGTTGGCTGACAATCGCAAGGTTGGCCCCTTTACTGCCATAAACGATAATTGGTTTAATAACGAAACCTTTGCCTTTGCCGATCAGGTAGATTACCAGCACCTGCAGCAACACGGCTACGACATGACAGAGAAGTTCTTTGTCACCTTCGCGCCCCTTGTCGATTTTGAGGACAACGAAATCGGTCTTCACGTTGTCGGCATGCCCATGGAACGCTTCAACCAGGCCTTTGAGTCCTCAAACCGTATCATCGGCTTCATGCTCTTTACCATGGTGGCGAGTATTGTAGCTATTGTCGTAACTGTTTACTTTCTGCTCAGGTATGTGGTCACTCCACCCATACAGCTTACGGTGCAGAGCGCCAGCACCATTGCCGATGGAGATTTCCGCCAGGAGCTGCCCGTGAACACAAATGATGAGTTTGGGCAGCTGGCCCAAGCCTTCAATCGCATGGGAGAAGAGTTAAGCCGTGCGCTGCATCAAATTAATCATGCCGTTAACAACCTCTCGGCTAAGTCCGTCACTATGTCCGATACGGCCCAGCAACTTACAAGCGGAGCTGAGAGTCAATCCAACGCCACCAGTGAGCTGGCAGCAGCAACACACCAGATGAGTTCCACCGTCGATCAAATTGCCCAGAACATACATAGCTCGTCAGAGCATGCCCAAAGCACCCTTGAGGCAAGCAGCGCTGGCAATGTAGCAGTGCAGCATACTATTGAAAAAATTCAGCATATTGCCACCAATGTCCATGAGTCTGCGGAATCGGTAGGGTCCCTCGGTGATGCCGTCGGGGAAATTAGTGAGTTTACCGGCGTGATAGATGACATTGCTGACCAGACTAATCTGCTGGCACTCAATGCCGCTATAGAAGCAGCTCGCGCCGGTGACTCAGGTCGCGGCTTTGCCGTGGTAGCAGATGAGGTACGCAAGCTGGCCGAGCGCACCCAGGAGTCAACCGCAGAGATCAACAGCAAGATTGCCGAACTAGAGACTCAGGCCCGCCAGGCCGTCAAGAGTATCGCCCAGAGTGTGGAGCTTGTTGACGAGGGGCGCGATACGGCCAATATCGCTGGTGAGCGCCTCCAAGATATTACCCGACTGGCAGACGATCTGGCCGACATGACCAGCCAGATTGCCGCAGCAGCACAGGAGCAGGCCGCCACCACCAGTCAGATTGCCGGCAATGTGGAGAGCGTCCAGGGAATTGCCAATGGTAATGCCCAACTGGCCCAGGACATTACCATTGCCGCCGATGAGTTGAGTCGAATTGCTGACACCCTGGGGTCGCAGACAGCTCAATTTCAGCTGAAAGCCCGCGCCGAGCAGGGACTCCTCTACACCGGTAATGATTAA